A single genomic interval of Spinacia oleracea cultivar Varoflay chromosome 6, BTI_SOV_V1, whole genome shotgun sequence harbors:
- the LOC130462529 gene encoding uncharacterized protein: protein MGFAKWGSVFWALIVQSGSAMDRLSPEDKGVVEVPAWLSEEPTLPATKKRPASSTEAPKPKRPFFKKMGPADVVTKPSVPKPSAPPAEGEVPPIQTPIPPPAKKEVPSQVDAEMDGTAGAAADEAAVDQTAAADATALSREDKGKGKETEAPSTDNASTPPAASPIG from the exons ATGGGCTTTGCCAAATGGGGCTCTGTCTTTTGGGCTTTGATAGTGCAgtcag GTTCTGCCATGGATCGCTTATCTCCCGAAGACAAGGGTGTAGTGGAAGTACCCGCTTGGCTGTCCGAA gaACCCACCTTGCCGGCTACTAAGAAGCGCCCGGCATCTTCGACGGAGGCTCCTAAGCCAAAACGgcccttctttaagaagatgggtCCGGCCGACGTTGTCACCAAGCCGTCGGTACCAAAACCGTCCGCTCCCCCGGCTGAGGGGGAGGTTCCTCCTATCCAGACGCCCATTCCTCCTCCTGCGAAAAAGGAGGTTCCTTCCCAGGTGGACGCCGAAATGGATGGTACTGCCGGAGCAGCTGCTGACGAGGCAGCAGTCGATCAGACTGCGGCGGCTGACGCCACCGCCTTGTCCAGAGAGgacaagggtaaaggcaaggagactgaggctccttctactgataatGCCTCTACTCCTCCTGCAGCTTCGCCAATTGGTTAG